The genomic DNA GCGAACCCGCGTCCGGTGAGGATTTCGATGACGGGGAGCTTCAGATCCGCACCGCGTGCCGTCTCGCCGACGCGGATCTGTCGCTGTCTGGTGCCGTCGCTCACCGGTCGATCACCTCAGTGACGCGCGATTCGGTCATGATATCTGTACAGTCCGAACACGCGACCTTGAAGATTGGCCTCGCCGCGGTCGTCCCGAATATTGTCTTCTGTCAGTCCTCGTTTCGCTCGACCGTCTGCTCGCGGATCGTCATCCCCTTGCGACCGAGGTGCTGAAGCTGTTTTCGCGCGAAATCTTCCTCGCGCGTGCCCCGCGTCGCGAGCACGTAGACGAGTGCACCGCCGGCTGGCCGCATCGTCCGGCCCGCCCGCTGGGTTCCCTGTCGACGCGAGCCGCCCAGCCCGGAGGCGACGATCGCCAGGTCGGCCGTCGGCAGGTCGATCCCTTCGTCGCCGACCCGCGAGATGATCAGCAGATCGCGCTCGTTCCGTCGGAACTCCTCGAGCAGCCGTTGTCGTTCGTAGTGGGGCGTCTCGCCGCTGAGGAAGGGGGTCTCGAGCGCGTCGGAAAGCTCACGGCCCTGCTCGAGATAGTCCACGAAGACGATGGCCTTCGCGTCGGGGTGTGCCGACAGCAGGTATCGTACCTCGTCGATCTTCCCGCGATTCTTCGCCGCGATGCGGTACTTCTCGCGACCGTCGGCCGAACCGTAGGCGTTGGCCTGTTCGTCGTCGCCCCACGGCACGTAGCGGATCTCGAGTTCGGGTTCGGCGACGAAGCCGGCCTCGAACAGCGCCTCCCAGTCGGTCCCGATCGGTGGGCCGACGAGCGTGAAGATCTCGGTCTGGCGGTCGTCCTCGCGGATGGGACTGGCGGAAAGCCCCAGGCGGTGCTTTGACTGTAAGTGCGTACTCCGTCGATACACGTCCGAGGGGACGTGCTGGCACTCGTCGAAGATCACCAGCCCCCACTCGCGGTCGTCAAAGAGCGAGCGGTGGCGATCCATCCCCGCGATCTGGTAAGTCGCGATCGTCACCGGGCGGACCTCCTTGCGACCGCCGTGGTACTGGCCGATCTGGTGGGCCTCGAGCGAGGTGTACTCGACGATCGCGTCGGCCCACTGCTGGGCGAGGTCGCGACTCGGCACGAGGACGAGGGTTTCGCCCTCGACGTGGGCCATCGCGCCCATCGCGGCCACTGTCTTCCCGCTACCCGGTGGGCCGACGAAGACGCCCTCGCCGGCCTCGGCGAATCGGTCGACCCAGTTCTGCTGGTAGTCGCGCAGTCGAACCCCCAGTTCGATCGGTAGCTCCTCTCCGGAGGCGAGTTCGCGGTGGTCCTGGACCGGATAGCCGGCTTCGTAGAGGATTCGCTTGATCGCAGCTTCCGAGCCCTCGCGGACCCAGTCTTCCGTCTCCGAGATCGGCGCGTGGACGTGTTCCTCGTCGAGTTTCTGCCGGGCGACGTTGCCCATAATCTCGGGCGTCTGGGCCTCGAGCATGGTATACCCCTCCTCGTGGGTCACGAGCCGGAACTGGTGGGCCCGGTCCCACTGGCTTTCGACCCACTCCTCGAGTTTCTCGGAGCGCTGGCCGAGCGCCTGACGCATCGTCCGTGCCAGATCCTCGAAACTATCGTGGGGCGTACTCCAGACGTCTTCCGGGCGGACGACGTAGCGATAGCCGTCCTCGCCGTTGGCATCCGCGAGGTGGGCGAACTGGGAGAGTTGCGCGCGGGTAAACTGGTCCGGTCGGTCGACGATGATCTCGCGGCGTTTCGGGAAGACAACGACGCGCTCGCGATCCGTCAGATCCTCGAGTTCGCTGGGATACCAGACGACGGGGTCCGTGGACACGGAGAGTCGCTCAAGCGAGCCCGACTCGGCGAGCGTCTCGAGTCGGTCGCTGGCTGCTTCGTGGGGAATCTCGAGGGCACGGGAGACGGCTGCCGCGGTGAGCACCGGTCGACCGGCCTGCTGGCTGGCGTCGTGGAAGTCGGCGATGGTGAACGCCTCGCCCCCCTCGTTCTCGTCGGACTTCGCGCTGGCGTCGGCCGTCGCGTCCCTGGCCGAGTCGTGAGAGTCGCTTCGCTGCTCGTCGGAAGCCGCCGAAGAACGTTCGTCAGTCACTGCCGGGTCGTAGCGGCGGTGTGGGTAAACCCATTTCGCTCGTGGCTCGAGTACGGGACAACCGTCTCGAGCGAGAACAGCTATATTTGACGTGCTAGCGTTACAAACTCACATGTACCACGCGATCCTCCCAGAGGGACAGATCGTCTGTGAACGCTATGATCACACCGATGACGGGCTCGAGCTGTACGACGCTGATGACAACTTCCTCGCGTTCGTTCCCTATAGCAACCTCCACGCCCTGCTCGACGAGGAGATCTACGAGTCGGACGACCGCTCGGTCATGTAGCCGGCTGCTGGTCGATCGCCTCGAGTTGCTCGCGATACCGGTTGCGGACGGTGACGACGGTCGTCTGGGCGGTCTCGGCGACCGCTCGCTGTGGGATCGTCTCGTCACAGAGCAGGCCGGCGGCGTAGATGGCCGCGGCGGCGAAGCCCGTCGGTGATTTGCCCGAGTGTAGCCCCTGGTCGGTCGTCCGGTCGATGATCTCGATGGCCTTGGTCTCGACGTTCTTGCCGACATCCAGCTCCGAACAGAACCGTGGGACGAACTGTCGGGGGTTCGTCGGCTCCAAATTAATGTCCAATTCGTCCGCGATGTACCGATAGGTGCGACCGATCTCGCGCTGGTCGACGCGTGAAACGGACGTTACTTCCTCGAGACTGCGGGGAATTCCCTCCTTACGACAGGCGGTGTAAAGCGCACTGGTCGCGACGCCCTCGATCGAGCGTCCGCGGATGAGGTCTTGCTCGAGTGCCTGTCTGTAGATGACGCTTGCCGTCTCTTTGACCGGCTTCGGGACGCCTAACGCGCTTACCATCCGGTCGATCTCGGAGAGGGCGTATTTGAGGTTGCGTTCGCCTGCGTTTTTCGTTCGGATTCGTTCTTGCCAGACGCGCAGCCGATGGAGTTGGCCATGTTTGTCCGCGGACATCGAGTGGCCGTTGGCGTCCTTGTTGCGCCAGTCGATGGTCGTGGTCAGTCCCCGGTCGTGCATCGACTGGGTCAGCGGTGCGCCGACCCGCGAGAGGTCGTCGTGTTCCTGTGCGTTGAATGCCCGCCATTCCGGGCCGTAATCGATGGGATCCTCCGTAAGGACGAGGCCACATTCCTCACAGACCCGCTCGCCGCGGTCCGGATCGTGGACGATCGTCTCGGTCTCGCAATCGGGACAGCGGTCGACCTCGACCGCCTCCGACTGCGATTCGTTGCTGGCGTGTTCGATAATAGACCGCGTCATCAGTATCCGACCGAAGCCGTGCAGCCATTGTAAGGGGATACCATGGTTTCGTGGGAAACACCGATTTACTCTGCTGCCGTCAATAGACGAATAAAAGAAGGGTAGACGAACGGTCCGATCATCGGCAGTCTCGGAGACGGCGACGACAGTCGCGTCCCAGCAGTCGCGTCCGGACACAACGACTCCTGGTC from Natrinema sp. HArc-T2 includes the following:
- a CDS encoding DEAD/DEAH box helicase, translated to MTDERSSAASDEQRSDSHDSARDATADASAKSDENEGGEAFTIADFHDASQQAGRPVLTAAAVSRALEIPHEAASDRLETLAESGSLERLSVSTDPVVWYPSELEDLTDRERVVVFPKRREIIVDRPDQFTRAQLSQFAHLADANGEDGYRYVVRPEDVWSTPHDSFEDLARTMRQALGQRSEKLEEWVESQWDRAHQFRLVTHEEGYTMLEAQTPEIMGNVARQKLDEEHVHAPISETEDWVREGSEAAIKRILYEAGYPVQDHRELASGEELPIELGVRLRDYQQNWVDRFAEAGEGVFVGPPGSGKTVAAMGAMAHVEGETLVLVPSRDLAQQWADAIVEYTSLEAHQIGQYHGGRKEVRPVTIATYQIAGMDRHRSLFDDREWGLVIFDECQHVPSDVYRRSTHLQSKHRLGLSASPIREDDRQTEIFTLVGPPIGTDWEALFEAGFVAEPELEIRYVPWGDDEQANAYGSADGREKYRIAAKNRGKIDEVRYLLSAHPDAKAIVFVDYLEQGRELSDALETPFLSGETPHYERQRLLEEFRRNERDLLIISRVGDEGIDLPTADLAIVASGLGGSRRQGTQRAGRTMRPAGGALVYVLATRGTREEDFARKQLQHLGRKGMTIREQTVERNED
- a CDS encoding transcription initiation factor IIB family protein, giving the protein MTRSIIEHASNESQSEAVEVDRCPDCETETIVHDPDRGERVCEECGLVLTEDPIDYGPEWRAFNAQEHDDLSRVGAPLTQSMHDRGLTTTIDWRNKDANGHSMSADKHGQLHRLRVWQERIRTKNAGERNLKYALSEIDRMVSALGVPKPVKETASVIYRQALEQDLIRGRSIEGVATSALYTACRKEGIPRSLEEVTSVSRVDQREIGRTYRYIADELDINLEPTNPRQFVPRFCSELDVGKNVETKAIEIIDRTTDQGLHSGKSPTGFAAAAIYAAGLLCDETIPQRAVAETAQTTVVTVRNRYREQLEAIDQQPAT